Within Verrucomicrobiia bacterium, the genomic segment GTCCAGTGAAAAAAAGACGCTATTGTCCGCCTTCAACGCGTCGGGTTCTCCCTGGATGGTTGCCTCGCCCCGGACGGGCAGCTCGCGGGCGGCTTGCCACTGCGCTTGGAGCAGCATCGTCTCTGGCTGGCCTTCCAGGGGAACGGACCGGCTGAAAACCGGCTGGCCATTGGCGGTGACAATGACCCGAGCGGTTTTTGCAGGACCAGCGTGGTTGAGTTTCACAGTAAGGTGCACCAACGATTTTTCACCCGGCAATACCCGCTGCGCGTGGGGGTCAGCCAGCCAGAGATTTGGGAGCGAGGGCGCGGTGGACTTTGGAAGCTCGATTTGCGCGTTGCCCAAAAAGGGCGGGACGCTGCCATTTTCATCCCATTGATTGCGCTGGTTGTCCCCCAGCAGAATGATGCGCTTATTTTTCACCAGGGAATTGGCGAGCAGCGAATTGGCCATACGGAAAGCGGCCAGATACGAGCCGCGCTGGAAAGAAGGCCGCAATGCACGAACCTTTTGGCGAGCCGCCTGGCGGTCAATGCCAAACGGGGCAATGAGCCGAGGCGCGGCGGTTAATTCGACCACCGCAACCTGAACATCCTGGCCGGCGCTTTCGAGCTCATGGATGACCCGGGCACGGTCGGTTTCAAAGCCATTGTTGGCCTGGCGGCTCATGGTATTATCCAGCAGGTAAACACGGCTTTCCCGAATCCCGGCAACGCCGGCGCGATGAAGGTAGGGCCAGGCAAAGGCCCCCAGAACCAGGAGCAATCCTAAAACCCGCAGAGCCAACAGCGCCGCGTCCCGCAACCGCAAAGGGGCGCGGCGCGCAGCGGGCTGGTCTGTCAGAAACTGAACGGCAGAAAACTGGATTAGACTTTTCTGCTGTTTGCGGCGCAAGTGCAGCCACAAGGGCGCCACAAGACCCAGGGCGCCAAACCAGAACCAGGGATTGAGAAAAGACAGCGGCATCGGTTTAGCACAGCCGTTTGCGTTTGGTTAAAAACAGGGCCAGCGCCTCCCAGGGGTTCTGGTCGGTGCGCACCACGCAGTGGGGCATCGAGAGATCACGGAACAATTCATAATGACGCCGCATGAAGGCGTGGAACCGCTCGAGGTACTTCTCGCGGACGGCTGCTGGAGAAACCACTCGCCGGACTCCACTTTCCAAATCCTCGAAAACTCGCGGCTCAAGGAAAGGAAACTCCACCTCGTCGCGGTCCAGGACCTGGAAAATAATGACCTCATGGCCTTCGAAGCGGAGTTGTTTAAAGGCAAGGGCGATTTCATCGTTGGATTCGAGCAGGTCTGAAAAGAGCAAAACGACGCTGCGGCGATGAATCAAGCGGGTTGCCTGCTGCACGAGACGCGCCAGGCATGGGCCGCCGCCGGGCGCCAAGGCTTCCAGGCGCCGCAGCATCAATCCAAATTGCGCAGTGCCTTGCGATGGGCGTATGTACTCCGCCGCGTTCTGCTCATCCAGCCGCACCATTCCCGCCGCGTCGTTCTGCTTCAATAAGAACCACGTCAAGGCCGCCGCGAGGACCTTGGCGCACTCAATCTTTGAGCCCCAGGCCCCAGCCCCGCGATAGCCCATTGAGGCGCTGGCGTCGCAAAGGATATAAAACCGGACATTGGTTTCCTGCATGTAGCGCTTGATACAAAGCCGATCGCTGCGCGCATAAAGGCGCCAATCCAGGTTTCGCAAGTCATCCCCGGCCTGGTAATTGCGGTAATCGCTGAATTCCACGCTGAACCCATGGAACGGGCTGTTGTGCAAGCCGCTCAGGAAACCTTCCATCACATAGCGCGCCTTGAAATCGAGACCTTCGAGGGCAGAGAGCACCTTCGGATCGAAATGCTCGGCTAAAGTCTGTGTGGGCTGCTTAGGCATTTGGCTTTTTGGTGTTGATCAGACCCGCCTGACGCCGGCTCCTGCATGTTTAAACCGCCTTCTCAATCCCGGCCCACGTCCTCAATCAGTTGATTTATGATGTCGTCGCTGGTCTTTCCGTCCGCATCGGCGTGGAACGTGCGAATAAGCCGGTGGCGCAAGATGAGCGGCGCCAATGCCGCAATATCCTCACACGCCACGTTGAATCTACCCTGGCAAGCAGCCCGTGCGCGCCCGGCCAAAACGAGGTACTGGCTGGCGCGGGGGCTTGCGCCCCAGCGGACCCAGCGTTTGATGTAGTCGAATTGCTGCCCATCGTCAGCAGGCCGCGTGGCGCGCACTAGGCGAACGGCATAATCGATAACATTGGGGGCCACAGGCATCTCGCCTATCGCGCTGCGGAACTGGAGGATTTCGTCGGCTCCCAGCACCGGCTGGATATGTTCGAGCGGGGTAAAGGAATGCTGGTCCACCACGCATTTCTCTTCCTCGAGCGTCGGATAAGGCACCAACAGTTCAAACAGGAACCGGTCCAGTTGCGCCTCCGGCAACGGATAGGTCCCTTCCTGTTCGATCGGGTTTTGCGTCGCCAGCACCATGAACGGCTCTTCCAACCGGTAAACCTTTCCCGCAACCGTTACGGTCTTTTCCTGCATGGCTTCCAAAAGGGCTGCCTGCGTCTTGGGCGGCGTGCGGTTGATTTCGTCGGCCAGCAACACCTGGCCGAACACCGGGCCGCGGATAAACTCGAATCGGCGATGCCCCGTCGCGGTATCTTCTTCGAGTATTTCCGTGCCGGTGATGTCCGAAGGCATCAGGTCTGGCGTAAATTGAATCCGTGAAAAGCTCAGGTCCAATGTCCGAGCCAGGCTGTGGACCAGGAGCGTTTTAGCCAACCCGGGCACACCGACCAACAAGCAGTGCCCCCGCGCCAATAACGCATAGAGCGCCGCCGCGATGATCTCTTCCTGGCCGACAATCACTTTGGCTATCTCACGGTGAAGGGCTTTTGCCTTTGGCGCCAGGGCCTCCAGGACCGCCCCTGGGTCCTGAACGACGCCCATCGCCGGCCGGATGGCCTCACCCGGTTGAATGGTGGATCGGGCAATCATACAACTCTCAACCTCCAGAACAGTCCCAGGGCTATCAATCAGGATAATCCCCCCTTTGGGGTGGGTTTAGTCCTCCTTGATCATTAGCCGCGAAGGAACGCTAAGAATCAAAGGAAATCCAGAAGCCAATACCCAAGCCGCTTCCGAAGCCCAAGGCTCTTAACGGAGGTCTCCAGAAGTTTTTCCCGCTCTTTGCGTTCTCTGCCTTCTTTTGCGGCTAATTCGCCCGCGGGCCCCTTAGATCTCCGCCTCGTCATCGTGCATGTACACAGCCACGTTGGCGAAACCTTCGGTCCCGGCCAACTCAGTCTGCAGCTCGCTGGAACGGGAGATGTCGCGCAGCAGCAGGCGGTAAGTGATATCGGTTCCTTCCTTGGTGGCGCGTCGTTCGCTGGCGAGGTCGAGACGGGTGGCATGCCGCTTGAGGATGGATTTCAGAGCGGCCATGCCCGCTGCGATGTCGCCGGTCAACCGCAGGCTCAGCACAGCATCATAGCGATGGCGTGTGCCAAAGTACATGAGTCTGAGGCACACAAAGGCGGCAGCGATGCCCAGGGCGGCGAGGACTGCCGTAGAGAAGCGGGTTGTGCCCACGGCCACCCCTTCCATGATCACCCAGAGGATGTAAGTCGTGTCGCGCGTATCCTTGAGCACATTGCGGAAGCGCACGACGCCAAAGACACCGAGCAAACCAAAAGCGACAAACAGGTTGCTGGCCATGGCGATCATCAACATCGCCACAATAATCGGCAGAACAGCCAGGCCGCCCACAAAAGTGCGCGAGTAGGAGAGGGCCTCGTGCGTCCACATATAGACGAAGCCGGCAAACATCCCAATCGCAAACGCCAGCACGATCATGAAGATGATGACCATCGGCTCCGGAGCGCCAGGAATCGCGGAGCGGCTGAAATCCGCACTTGAAAGGGAATTGAGAAACTCATTCATAACACGAGTTCTTCCTCTTGTTCGGGCAGGACCTGGCGGCCGCAGTGGAGTTGTTGCGCATAAATACAAGCCGAGTACTTGCAGACGGGTGTCTGCCGGAGATTGAAGATTTTGACAAGATCAAACATCCAGCGGGGTGCCTGGTTATCGAACTTCAGTTCGAGGATGACCCCGTCTTTCGGAAAGGGGGCCAGGTAGGGCGGGAGATAAGGCTGCCAGCCGCGGCGGGGCACCCGCATCTCGCCGCTGCTGTCGTAACGGCTGCCGTGAATGTAACGGTCCAGGGTCACACGCAATTCCTCATCATCCGGGGCTTCATAGATTTCCCGGTAATAAGAGACGTAAATAGCGCCGCGCACCCTGGTGGTGTTGGCGAACTGCCAGAAATCATCGCTAACATCCCGCCGGCGGGCGCCGTGGATCAGGTGCCGGGAATCGGCCCAATAGGGCTGGTCGGGCCATCCGTTGAGCAGGATTTGGCGGACGCCGTCCCGGGTAATCATGGCGCGGTCTTTGCAAATCACTTCGCTCACGCGGCGTTTGACTTCTAGAAAAGCGGGCCGTTTCCACTCGTCATCATAAAACCGGATGCGGAGTTTCATACGGTTTTTATGCCCAGTGTAGGACTGCCAGAAGAAAAAGAAATCGGGTGAATCCAGGTACAGGCTGATAACGGGATGACCGCGAATCGGGCCGGAACCGTTGTGCTCGGAGGGACGAAGGTAACTGCAGAGGAAATCCGCGATAGCTACCGCGCGTGACTCCTCGATGACAAATTTCAACTCGAAACGGGCGCTGTGCCCCATAAAAACAGGAGGGGGTTCTTACGGAAGTTCATCCGAAGGAGCAGCATAAGGGGCCTCGACGGCGGCCCCCGTCTGGGATTGACTCTCCAGCCGGCGGGTTTCATAGGTCAGCACCTCCCGCGCAAATCGGATGCATTCGATTGGCCGTGGGCTAAAGACGGTCTCCTTTCCCAGCATAATGGCGTCGGCTTGCTGCCGGGCAATCAGCGAGAGGTCGGAAAGCTCGGCGCGTTGTGGCAAACCGGTCTCGGCGAAGGTCTCGAGGACCTGGGTGGCCACAACCACCGGTTTGCCTGTCATCCGCGCTGCCCCGACCAGCCGGTCCTGCGCCTCGGGCAGCCGGGCATAACCCAAGGCAAGACCCAGGTCCCCGCGCGCCACCATAATCCCGTCCGCCGCGTTCAGGATGTCTTCGGCGCATTCCATAGCAGCGGCGGTCTCGAACTTGGCCATGATTTTAGTCTTCCTGCCCAAATAATTGCGCACCTCACGCCGGGCTGCGGAGACGTCTTCTGGAGAGGCAATTAACGAAAGAGCCACCCAATTGGGCACAAGGCCGGCGGTTGCGAAAGCTTCCAACAATACGCGGTCGGCCGGGGTAATGGCCGCAAATGGGCTGGGGCTGTCGGGCAGAAAGAGTGAATTAGACGATTTGAGCGGGATGGTCCCTTGAACCAGATGCGCCAAAACGCCTTGGGCGCACAGCTCATCGACAACGAAGTTGAGCCGCCCATCGCAAAACCACATCCGCTGCTTGGGAACGAGCTTTTCGTGCAAATGCGCCAAACCCGGCAAGGGCACTGCGCAGAGGCCATTTTGGGTCGGCGCGACTTCAAAAATTTCCGAGTCCCAGAATAGCACGCGGTCGCCAGGATTGAGCCGGACTTCCTGCATGGAACCGGTGCGTGGCCGCGAAGAAGGAAGGTCCAAAAGCAGTTGGATTGGGATACCGCTTTGAGCGGACGCCGCGCGCGCGACCCGGGCGTTCTCCAAGTGGGGGCGCTGGCGGTAGCCGCACGGAAGCCTTATCCAGCGAGCGCCGGCTTCAATGGCTCGGACCAAATCTTCGGATTTCTCCAAAGTTGGTCCCATCGTGGCCATGATTTCCGGAACTTTCCAATCACCCGCTAGAGTCATTCGGCGATATGTCACAGATGGTTCGAACAATTCAGAATAAATGCCTTAAGGCATAATCCGCGCCACATTTAACACAAAGGTAACAATTCTGTTGTCAGGAGTCAATCATTTTGAAGCCACAAGAACCAACACCCGACGGGACCCCCCTCCCAACACCCGCGCTGTACCCAAGCCGGCCCGCTGCGCCTGGGCTAAGATTTCTTCTGCGGAAAACCAGGCCTTCTCCTCCGGGGCATGCTGGAATTTCGAGCGAGCCGCCTGATTGAGAAAATCAAAAATGAGAAAGCCTCTTGGAACAAGGGCTTCTTTTGCCGCTCGGAGCAGGGCTTCACTATGTTGCCGCCCGTAATGGGATAGCAGGACGCCTCTTGAGAGGACTGCTCCGGCTTTGGGGCAGAGGGCGGCTAGCCGGAAACAATCACCCTGGAGGAACCTGGCGTTAGGGATTCTCTTCCGCCGCGCCATTGCGAGCATTTGTCGGCTCACATCGACCCCAATGCCCCAGGCGAATGAGGAGAGAACCTCCGCCAGAACCAGGCCCGTGCCACAACCGGCATCAATGACGCCGTGTCTGCGACAAAAGGCGCGTCGTGATTCAATCACCCGATGAACTTGGCGCAGAAAGCGGGCATAGGCCGCGTCCTCATTTAGATGGCACTCGGCCTGGTTCAGGGTGCTGTCCCACTCTGCCGCTCGGGCATCCCAACGCGCGGCGATCGCCGCCACCTGGCGGCCTTCGTAGAGCCGGGAAGACCTGAGCGCCTGGGCGTCCGACGAATCCCGGCTCCCGAACTTTCCGCTGCGTTTCACAGGTGAATCTGTCCGTTCACCGCGTTGAAAGTGGCCACCAACTCGCTTGCGCCTGGGTAATCCCGCCAGTGCCAGCGCTCGGGCAGCCCAATGGCGTCGCAAATGATTCGGCGCACCAATTGAGTGGGGACATCCTTCCCATCATAGGCCAAACGCGTGCCATCATTTTCCTGAACCAGGAGATAGCCGAATTCAGCATGGCGGAGCTGGGACAGTTCAGAAAGAGCGCCGATGGGAAAGCTCATGCGCTCAGCGAGGTGCGGATAGACCTGGACCACGGCAGGAAAGACGTTCAAATGGGCATGATCGACACAGCACACACCTTTGCCCCACTGCGGAGCCGGACCATGTTCGAACACAAGCGGAGCCACGCCCCACCTTTTCTGCACTGCTCCCCCGATCGCCTTGAGCAGACGTTCCAGATGGCCCAACAGCGCATCTTCCACGTGCGCAAGGGACAGGACGTGCGCTCGCGTCAGCACCAACAGACCTCCTTCCATGAACTCGCCCAAAGGCGGCATTACGATGAAATGCTCGTCTTCATAAACGATTCTGGAGACCAACCGGTCGCCCATCATCTCCTGAAAGATGCTCGGGCCGTCCTGG encodes:
- a CDS encoding class I SAM-dependent methyltransferase — its product is MKRSGKFGSRDSSDAQALRSSRLYEGRQVAAIAARWDARAAEWDSTLNQAECHLNEDAAYARFLRQVHRVIESRRAFCRRHGVIDAGCGTGLVLAEVLSSFAWGIGVDVSRQMLAMARRKRIPNARFLQGDCFRLAALCPKAGAVLSRGVLLSHYGRQHSEALLRAAKEALVPRGFLIFDFLNQAARSKFQHAPEEKAWFSAEEILAQAQRAGLGTARVLGGGSRRVLVLVASK
- a CDS encoding pyruvate kinase — translated: MTYRRMTLAGDWKVPEIMATMGPTLEKSEDLVRAIEAGARWIRLPCGYRQRPHLENARVARAASAQSGIPIQLLLDLPSSRPRTGSMQEVRLNPGDRVLFWDSEIFEVAPTQNGLCAVPLPGLAHLHEKLVPKQRMWFCDGRLNFVVDELCAQGVLAHLVQGTIPLKSSNSLFLPDSPSPFAAITPADRVLLEAFATAGLVPNWVALSLIASPEDVSAARREVRNYLGRKTKIMAKFETAAAMECAEDILNAADGIMVARGDLGLALGYARLPEAQDRLVGAARMTGKPVVVATQVLETFAETGLPQRAELSDLSLIARQQADAIMLGKETVFSPRPIECIRFAREVLTYETRRLESQSQTGAAVEAPYAAPSDELP
- a CDS encoding AAA family ATPase, which encodes MIARSTIQPGEAIRPAMGVVQDPGAVLEALAPKAKALHREIAKVIVGQEEIIAAALYALLARGHCLLVGVPGLAKTLLVHSLARTLDLSFSRIQFTPDLMPSDITGTEILEEDTATGHRRFEFIRGPVFGQVLLADEINRTPPKTQAALLEAMQEKTVTVAGKVYRLEEPFMVLATQNPIEQEGTYPLPEAQLDRFLFELLVPYPTLEEEKCVVDQHSFTPLEHIQPVLGADEILQFRSAIGEMPVAPNVIDYAVRLVRATRPADDGQQFDYIKRWVRWGASPRASQYLVLAGRARAACQGRFNVACEDIAALAPLILRHRLIRTFHADADGKTSDDIINQLIEDVGRD
- a CDS encoding polyphosphate polymerase domain-containing protein, with amino-acid sequence MGHSARFELKFVIEESRAVAIADFLCSYLRPSEHNGSGPIRGHPVISLYLDSPDFFFFWQSYTGHKNRMKLRIRFYDDEWKRPAFLEVKRRVSEVICKDRAMITRDGVRQILLNGWPDQPYWADSRHLIHGARRRDVSDDFWQFANTTRVRGAIYVSYYREIYEAPDDEELRVTLDRYIHGSRYDSSGEMRVPRRGWQPYLPPYLAPFPKDGVILELKFDNQAPRWMFDLVKIFNLRQTPVCKYSACIYAQQLHCGRQVLPEQEEELVL
- a CDS encoding DUF58 domain-containing protein, whose protein sequence is MPKQPTQTLAEHFDPKVLSALEGLDFKARYVMEGFLSGLHNSPFHGFSVEFSDYRNYQAGDDLRNLDWRLYARSDRLCIKRYMQETNVRFYILCDASASMGYRGAGAWGSKIECAKVLAAALTWFLLKQNDAAGMVRLDEQNAAEYIRPSQGTAQFGLMLRRLEALAPGGGPCLARLVQQATRLIHRRSVVLLFSDLLESNDEIALAFKQLRFEGHEVIIFQVLDRDEVEFPFLEPRVFEDLESGVRRVVSPAAVREKYLERFHAFMRRHYELFRDLSMPHCVVRTDQNPWEALALFLTKRKRLC
- a CDS encoding DUF4956 domain-containing protein encodes the protein MNEFLNSLSSADFSRSAIPGAPEPMVIIFMIVLAFAIGMFAGFVYMWTHEALSYSRTFVGGLAVLPIIVAMLMIAMASNLFVAFGLLGVFGVVRFRNVLKDTRDTTYILWVIMEGVAVGTTRFSTAVLAALGIAAAFVCLRLMYFGTRHRYDAVLSLRLTGDIAAGMAALKSILKRHATRLDLASERRATKEGTDITYRLLLRDISRSSELQTELAGTEGFANVAVYMHDDEAEI
- a CDS encoding non-canonical purine NTP pyrophosphatase, with protein sequence MLTLVTSNPAKYAPFKQDLDRLRICIERPHAPLPELQSLSFAENLAAKARAAAAMFGRPVLVDDAGVVLEEYAPFPGPLTSTVIKSLGIPGLQRLLAGASNRARMECHLGCWMDERLRSWNGQIEGRIDFTHRPRDGRMILSDLFVPDEQAEHGRLAHRARALASLKGAAFELHLQAAQASAPQIIPCPAATGYECPFCAEFDQDGPSIFQEMMGDRLVSRIVYEDEHFIVMPPLGEFMEGGLLVLTRAHVLSLAHVEDALLGHLERLLKAIGGAVQKRWGVAPLVFEHGPAPQWGKGVCCVDHAHLNVFPAVVQVYPHLAERMSFPIGALSELSQLRHAEFGYLLVQENDGTRLAYDGKDVPTQLVRRIICDAIGLPERWHWRDYPGASELVATFNAVNGQIHL